A region of Alphaproteobacteria bacterium DNA encodes the following proteins:
- the atpH gene encoding ATP synthase F1 subunit delta, whose product MSKTILNKKILAKKYSSALYEQSKEEKAVAQIWSDFQFLTALIESDNKAHAIITNCNIPEKRKRQLVEIITNNANFSSLTERFLALLIDNNRLYILVDIIANFKLKIQHENNELEANIYSAVNLDKKQLEQIVGLLAQKFNKNIIAQNVIDKKILGGFAVRIGSKMIDCSLANKLNILENESQKLITLK is encoded by the coding sequence ATGTCTAAAACAATTTTAAATAAAAAAATATTAGCCAAAAAATACAGCAGCGCCCTGTATGAACAGAGCAAGGAAGAAAAAGCTGTTGCACAAATCTGGTCAGATTTTCAGTTTTTGACTGCGTTGATAGAAAGTGACAATAAAGCGCACGCGATCATCACTAACTGCAACATACCTGAAAAAAGAAAAAGACAGCTTGTAGAAATAATAACTAATAATGCCAATTTTTCTTCCTTAACAGAGAGGTTTTTAGCCCTGCTTATAGATAATAACCGGCTCTATATTTTAGTTGATATTATAGCAAATTTTAAGCTTAAAATTCAGCATGAAAACAATGAATTAGAAGCAAATATTTATAGTGCAGTAAATTTAGATAAAAAACAATTAGAACAAATTGTTGGATTGCTGGCACAAAAATTTAACAAAAACATTATAGCGCAAAATGTTATAGACAAAAAAATACTAGGAGGTTTTGCGGTAAGAATAGGTTCTAAAATGATAGATTGTTCATTAGCAAATAAGCTAAATATTCTTGAAAATGAGAGTCAAAAATTAATAACTTTAAAATAA